Proteins encoded within one genomic window of Bradyrhizobium sp. AZCC 1719:
- a CDS encoding dienelactone hydrolase family protein, producing MRLLSATLFLTLLAAASTAGAAPLPAPRQVDIPATGLTLHAQLYKPDGDGPFPTVIALHGCGGLSGQSEPVLPRYSDWAEQLLKSGHAVLLPDSHGSRELDPQCRVKERRVLARRERVADVNASRQWLLQQPWVARDRISLIGWANGASAVLWAVRPQSSSRGTGPDFRSAIAFYPDCRISSGLGWSARVPTLLLIGAKDDVSSPSACRQMVEGARGRSALARIVVYPGAAHDFDRANLPLRAIAGADAALPEHGHIGTDADARKDAQQRVTEWLAR from the coding sequence ATGCGCCTGTTGTCAGCAACGCTATTCCTGACGCTCCTTGCTGCGGCCTCCACCGCCGGTGCGGCGCCGTTGCCGGCCCCGCGCCAGGTCGATATCCCGGCGACCGGACTGACCCTGCACGCGCAGCTCTATAAGCCTGATGGTGACGGCCCATTTCCCACGGTAATCGCGCTGCATGGCTGCGGCGGATTGAGCGGGCAATCCGAGCCGGTGCTGCCGCGCTACAGTGACTGGGCGGAACAACTCCTGAAGTCCGGCCATGCCGTGCTGTTGCCGGACAGTCACGGTTCGCGCGAGCTCGACCCGCAATGCCGCGTCAAGGAGCGCCGCGTGCTTGCCCGCCGCGAGCGGGTGGCCGATGTCAACGCGTCGCGGCAATGGCTGTTGCAGCAGCCCTGGGTCGCGCGTGACCGCATCAGCTTGATCGGATGGGCCAACGGCGCCAGCGCGGTGCTGTGGGCGGTACGCCCGCAATCATCGTCGCGCGGGACTGGACCGGATTTCCGCTCTGCCATCGCGTTCTATCCGGACTGCCGGATCTCCTCCGGCCTCGGCTGGAGCGCGCGGGTGCCGACGCTGCTGTTGATTGGCGCCAAGGACGACGTCAGTTCACCGTCGGCCTGCCGTCAGATGGTGGAGGGTGCCCGCGGCCGCAGCGCGCTGGCGCGAATCGTGGTCTATCCCGGGGCGGCTCACGATTTCGACCGCGCCAACCTTCCGCTGCGGGCGATCGCGGGGGCTGACGCGGCATTGCCCGAACACGGCCATATCGGCACCGACGCGGATGCGCGCAAGGATGCGCAACAGCGCGTCACGGAATGGCTGGCGCGCTAA
- a CDS encoding DUF2093 domain-containing protein has protein sequence MLNKFGPSGHGEAQVQYLDGDFRVISPGTYVRCAVTDVRIPLDELKYWSVDLQEAYSVPGAVLQRHFPGALKTQG, from the coding sequence GTGCTCAATAAATTCGGCCCCTCGGGCCATGGCGAAGCGCAGGTGCAATATCTGGACGGCGATTTCCGCGTGATCTCGCCGGGGACCTATGTGCGCTGCGCCGTCACCGACGTGCGGATTCCGCTCGACGAATTGAAGTACTGGAGCGTCGATCTGCAGGAGGCCTATTCGGTTCCGGGCGCCGTGCTGCAGCGGCACTTTCCCGGCGCGCTGAAGACGCAGGGCTGA
- the lpxK gene encoding tetraacyldisaccharide 4'-kinase — MREPGFWHGPSSLNSHLLKPLGALYGAIAAQRLRRKGLNAGIPVLCVGNYHVGGAGKTPTVLALAKLMRDLGETPVVLSRGYGGELRGPVRVDPERHAAADVGDEPLMLAGHLPVVVSRKRAEGVPLARSQGATVILMDDGFQNPSIIKDACLIVIDSERGLGNGKVFPAGPLRAPLRPQLARTDALIIVGNGTAAEPVAAEIAAQGKPVLRAHLKPDDAPVAALRGKRVLAFAGIGDPVRFFNTLRLSGIDVVRQQAFADHHPYSQSEIEGLITEARRDGLTLVTTEKDLARLRDPAQHIVPFGVTLEFDDPARLRKFVADRLFKARERKE; from the coding sequence ATGCGTGAGCCGGGCTTCTGGCACGGCCCGTCCTCGCTCAACTCGCATCTGTTGAAACCGCTCGGCGCGCTCTATGGCGCCATCGCCGCACAGCGCCTGCGGCGCAAGGGATTGAATGCTGGCATCCCGGTGCTCTGCGTCGGCAATTACCACGTCGGCGGCGCCGGCAAGACGCCGACCGTGCTGGCGCTGGCGAAGCTCATGCGCGACCTCGGCGAGACGCCGGTCGTGCTGAGCCGCGGGTACGGCGGCGAATTGCGCGGGCCGGTCCGCGTCGATCCTGAGCGGCACGCGGCGGCCGATGTCGGCGACGAACCGCTGATGCTGGCAGGCCATTTGCCGGTCGTGGTATCGCGCAAACGCGCCGAGGGCGTGCCGTTGGCGCGCTCGCAAGGCGCGACCGTGATCCTGATGGACGACGGTTTCCAGAATCCGTCGATCATCAAGGACGCATGCCTGATCGTGATCGACAGCGAACGCGGACTTGGCAACGGGAAGGTATTTCCCGCCGGTCCGCTGCGCGCGCCGCTGCGGCCGCAACTGGCGCGCACCGACGCGCTGATCATTGTCGGCAACGGCACCGCTGCCGAGCCGGTGGCCGCCGAGATTGCCGCACAGGGCAAGCCGGTACTGCGCGCGCATCTGAAGCCGGATGACGCGCCGGTCGCCGCGCTTCGCGGCAAGCGCGTGCTGGCATTTGCCGGTATCGGCGATCCCGTGCGTTTTTTCAACACGCTGCGCTTAAGCGGCATCGATGTCGTCAGGCAGCAGGCCTTCGCCGATCATCATCCGTACTCGCAGAGTGAGATCGAAGGCTTGATTACCGAGGCTCGGCGCGACGGGCTGACATTGGTGACGACGGAAAAGGACCTGGCGCGGCTGCGCGATCCGGCGCAGCACATCGTGCCGTTCGGGGTAACGCTAGAGTTCGACGATCCTGCGCGCCTGCGAAAATTCGTCGCCGACCGGCTATTCAAGGCGCGCGAGAGGAAAGAGTAG
- a CDS encoding 3-deoxy-D-manno-octulosonic acid transferase, with amino-acid sequence MTLRVYRSLSSAVVPLSPALISRRLRLGKEDPARVGERRGMSADVRPAGPLVWIHGASVGEVLAAAALIERLRALDLRILLTSGTVTSAAIVAKRFPPDVIHQYVPYDSPRYVARFLDHWRPSLALFIESDLWPNLILSSAARRLPMVLINGRMSQRSFPRWRRVAGTISALLDKFDICLAQSQTDADRFAALGSRNVMVTGNLKLDVPAPPADANKLDMLMSMTRGRPVVVAASTHPGEEEIVTATHRTLAGFFPGLLTVIVPRHPDRGEAIARMIAASGLNPTLRSHEDLPTATTDIYVADTMGELGLFYRLAPIVFMGGSLVEHGGQNPIEAIKLGASIVHGPHVFNFTDVYEALDSAGGARRADTQEALVKQFGQMLADSKAREAVLTASERVVGQLGGALERTLSALEPYLLQLRIEMGTGNA; translated from the coding sequence ATGACGTTGCGTGTCTACCGGAGTCTTTCGTCTGCCGTGGTGCCATTGTCGCCTGCGTTGATCAGCCGGCGGTTGAGGCTGGGCAAGGAGGACCCGGCGCGGGTCGGCGAGCGCCGCGGCATGAGCGCTGATGTTCGCCCCGCAGGGCCGCTGGTGTGGATTCACGGCGCCAGCGTCGGCGAAGTACTGGCGGCGGCTGCGCTGATCGAGCGGCTGCGGGCCCTGGACCTGCGCATCCTCCTGACGTCGGGCACGGTGACCTCGGCTGCGATCGTCGCCAAGCGGTTCCCCCCGGACGTCATCCATCAATATGTCCCCTACGACTCGCCGCGCTACGTCGCGCGATTCCTCGATCATTGGCGTCCGTCGCTGGCGCTCTTCATCGAGTCCGATCTTTGGCCGAACCTGATCCTGTCGAGCGCTGCGCGGCGGCTGCCGATGGTGCTGATCAATGGACGGATGTCGCAGCGCTCGTTTCCGCGCTGGCGCCGTGTCGCCGGCACCATTTCGGCGCTGCTCGACAAGTTCGACATCTGCCTGGCGCAGTCGCAGACCGATGCGGATCGCTTTGCCGCGCTGGGCAGCCGCAACGTCATGGTCACGGGAAATCTCAAGCTCGACGTTCCCGCTCCGCCGGCCGACGCCAACAAGCTGGACATGCTGATGTCGATGACACGCGGCCGCCCCGTGGTGGTCGCGGCCTCCACGCACCCGGGCGAAGAAGAAATCGTGACGGCCACCCACCGGACGCTCGCCGGATTCTTCCCGGGGCTGCTGACGGTGATTGTGCCCCGGCACCCCGATCGCGGCGAGGCCATCGCGCGCATGATCGCAGCTTCCGGCCTCAATCCGACCCTGCGCTCGCACGAGGACTTGCCCACCGCCACGACCGACATCTATGTCGCCGACACCATGGGCGAGCTGGGACTGTTCTACAGGCTGGCGCCGATCGTATTCATGGGCGGATCGCTGGTCGAGCATGGCGGGCAGAATCCGATCGAGGCGATCAAGCTCGGCGCCTCGATCGTCCACGGCCCTCACGTCTTCAACTTCACCGACGTCTACGAAGCCCTCGATTCAGCGGGCGGCGCGCGGCGGGCCGATACGCAGGAAGCGCTGGTCAAGCAGTTCGGGCAGATGCTCGCCGATTCCAAGGCGCGCGAAGCCGTGCTCACCGCATCCGAGCGCGTGGTCGGTCAGCTCGGCGGCGCCCTGGAGCGAACGCTCTCTGCCCTCGAGCCGTATCTGCTGCAGTTGCGGATCGAGATGGGAACCGGCAATGCGTGA
- a CDS encoding lysophospholipid acyltransferase family protein, with the protein MKRLLRDLLRSTWVQRALGVLAAEYLRLVWLTNRFSYDPANVYDIVEPEQPAIFAFWHGQHFMTPFIKTKESHRAKVLISRHRDGEFNAIAAERLGIGTIRGSGDHGGAFHRKGGVGAFREMLQALEDGWNVATTADVPKRARVSGLGVIMLARESGRPIMPFAMVTSRFIRLKNWDSTTINLPFGRGAVVGIEPVHVPPDADAETMEKLRLQVESYLNEATRRAYKAVGRPEAALG; encoded by the coding sequence TTGAAACGCCTCCTTCGCGATTTGCTGCGCAGCACCTGGGTTCAGCGCGCGCTGGGAGTGCTCGCGGCCGAATATTTGCGGCTGGTCTGGCTGACCAACCGCTTCAGCTACGACCCCGCCAACGTCTACGACATCGTCGAGCCGGAACAGCCGGCGATCTTCGCGTTCTGGCACGGCCAGCATTTCATGACGCCGTTCATCAAGACCAAGGAGAGCCACCGCGCCAAGGTCCTGATCTCGCGGCACCGCGACGGCGAATTCAACGCCATCGCCGCCGAGCGGCTCGGCATCGGAACCATCAGGGGTTCCGGCGATCATGGCGGCGCCTTTCACCGCAAGGGCGGCGTCGGCGCCTTCCGCGAGATGCTGCAGGCGCTGGAAGATGGCTGGAACGTCGCGACCACCGCCGATGTGCCCAAGCGCGCCCGCGTGAGCGGGCTCGGCGTCATCATGCTGGCGCGGGAGTCCGGCCGGCCGATCATGCCGTTTGCGATGGTGACCAGCCGGTTCATCCGGTTGAAAAACTGGGACTCCACCACCATCAATTTGCCATTCGGGCGCGGTGCGGTGGTCGGCATCGAGCCGGTGCACGTACCGCCGGATGCCGATGCCGAGACTATGGAAAAGCTGCGTCTTCAGGTAGAATCTTATCTGAACGAAGCGACCCGTCGCGCCTACAAGGCGGTCGGGCGTCCGGAGGCCGCTCTTGGCTAA
- a CDS encoding DUF4170 domain-containing protein — MPDSAPQQLLHLVIGGELTDLEHVTFKDLDQVDIVGVYPNYASAYAAWKAKAQQTVDNAHMRYFVVHLHRLLDPGQDTKSST; from the coding sequence ATGCCAGATAGTGCCCCGCAGCAATTGCTGCATCTCGTCATCGGCGGCGAGTTGACCGATCTCGAACACGTCACGTTCAAGGACCTCGACCAGGTCGATATCGTCGGCGTCTACCCCAATTACGCATCCGCTTACGCGGCCTGGAAGGCGAAGGCGCAGCAGACCGTCGATAATGCCCACATGCGCTACTTCGTGGTTCACCTCCACCGGCTGCTCGATCCAGGTCAAGACACGAAGTCCTCCACTTGA
- a CDS encoding inositol monophosphatase family protein encodes MADADTAERIWARDAALLKDTVREAGALALSLFRTELKNWTKGVSSPVSEADIAVNDLVERRLRAATPDYGWLSEESVDDDTRLGKELVWIVDPIDGTRAYLAHREDWCVSVALVSGSTPVLAAVFAPASDEFFFAMRGKGTMLNEKRVRASAGTELDFSRMAGPKPLVQRLSSSPDDITLHPRIGSLALRLCRVADGSLDAAFAGGQSRDWDLAAANLIVQEANGRMTALSGDAIEYNRREVVHGMLVAAGHDRHARIVEHFRDRRLP; translated from the coding sequence TTGGCGGACGCTGATACCGCCGAGCGGATCTGGGCGCGCGATGCCGCGCTGCTGAAGGACACCGTGCGCGAAGCCGGCGCGCTGGCGCTGTCGCTGTTTCGCACCGAATTGAAGAACTGGACCAAGGGCGTTTCCTCGCCGGTCTCCGAGGCCGACATCGCCGTCAACGACCTCGTCGAACGGCGGCTACGCGCGGCGACGCCGGATTATGGCTGGCTGTCCGAGGAAAGCGTCGATGACGACACACGGCTCGGCAAGGAACTGGTCTGGATCGTCGATCCGATCGACGGCACCCGCGCCTACCTCGCGCATCGTGAAGACTGGTGCGTGAGCGTGGCGCTGGTTTCGGGTTCAACGCCGGTACTGGCGGCGGTGTTCGCGCCCGCCAGCGACGAATTCTTCTTCGCGATGCGCGGCAAGGGCACCATGCTGAACGAGAAGCGGGTCCGTGCATCCGCAGGAACAGAGCTCGATTTTTCCCGTATGGCCGGCCCAAAACCGCTGGTGCAGCGGCTGAGTTCGTCACCGGACGACATCACGCTGCATCCGCGAATCGGATCGCTGGCGCTGCGGCTGTGCCGGGTTGCGGACGGCAGTCTCGATGCCGCTTTTGCCGGCGGCCAAAGCCGCGATTGGGATCTTGCCGCGGCGAATTTGATCGTGCAGGAAGCGAATGGTAGAATGACTGCGCTCTCGGGGGATGCGATTGAGTATAATCGCCGGGAGGTGGTGCACGGGATGCTGGTGGCAGCGGGACACGATCGGCATGCGCGCATTGTCGAGCATTTCCGGGATCGTCGGTTGCCCTGA
- a CDS encoding TldD/PmbA family protein produces the protein MNSSPSTASPLSKAPATSDLFDQSALSMLAQRLVEAAKRAGADAADAVAVRGVSQGVEVRDGRVEESERSEGDDVGLRVLVGQRQAVVSTNDISGDGVAKLAERAVAMARVAPDDKYVGLADPSLLAREFAELDLLDRIIPTTSELERRACEAEAAGLAVKGVTKSSGASASSGIGGMVLVTSTGFHGSYLRSSHGISMTAISGEGTSMERDYDFTSAPHASDLDAPESVGRRAGERTVARANPRKVETCKVPVVYDPRASGSLVGHLVGAINGASIARKTSFLKDKLGEQLFSKDIRIIDDPLRVRGLRSQTFDAEGVRVKKLALIDEGVLTTWLLDCATARELGMVTTGHAHRGVSSSPSPGSYNLHLEPGAMTPKELISDIKQGFYVTDLIGSGVNGVTGDYSRGASGFWIENGELTYPVSEVTIAGHLLAMFKSLVPANDLEFRYGVNAPTLRIEGLTLGGR, from the coding sequence GTGAACTCTTCACCATCCACGGCTTCGCCGCTTTCGAAGGCCCCCGCAACTTCCGACCTGTTCGATCAATCGGCGCTCTCGATGCTGGCGCAGCGGCTGGTGGAGGCGGCCAAGCGTGCCGGGGCGGACGCCGCGGATGCCGTCGCGGTGCGCGGGGTTTCGCAGGGCGTCGAGGTGCGCGATGGCCGGGTCGAGGAATCCGAGCGCTCCGAAGGCGACGACGTCGGATTGCGCGTGCTGGTCGGCCAGCGCCAGGCGGTGGTCTCGACCAACGATATTTCCGGCGACGGCGTTGCGAAGCTCGCCGAACGGGCGGTCGCAATGGCCCGCGTCGCGCCCGACGACAAATATGTCGGCCTCGCCGATCCCTCGCTGCTCGCGCGCGAGTTCGCCGAGCTCGATCTGCTCGACCGCATTATTCCGACCACGAGCGAACTGGAGCGGCGTGCCTGCGAGGCGGAAGCCGCGGGCCTTGCGGTCAAGGGCGTGACCAAATCGAGCGGCGCGTCCGCCTCGAGCGGCATCGGCGGCATGGTGCTGGTGACTTCGACCGGCTTCCATGGCTCATATTTGCGCTCCAGCCACGGCATCTCGATGACCGCGATCTCGGGCGAAGGCACCAGCATGGAGCGTGATTACGACTTCACCTCGGCCCCGCATGCGTCCGACCTCGATGCTCCCGAAAGCGTCGGCCGTCGGGCAGGCGAGCGTACGGTGGCGCGCGCCAATCCGCGCAAGGTCGAGACCTGCAAGGTGCCGGTGGTCTACGATCCCCGGGCCTCGGGGTCGCTGGTCGGCCATCTCGTCGGCGCCATCAACGGCGCTTCGATTGCGCGCAAGACCAGTTTCCTCAAGGACAAGCTCGGCGAGCAGTTGTTTTCAAAGGACATCCGCATCATCGATGACCCCTTACGCGTGCGCGGCCTGCGCTCGCAGACTTTTGACGCCGAGGGCGTCAGAGTGAAGAAGCTCGCGCTCATCGACGAGGGCGTGCTGACCACGTGGCTGCTGGACTGTGCGACCGCGCGCGAGCTCGGGATGGTCACGACCGGACATGCCCATCGCGGCGTCTCGTCGTCGCCGTCGCCGGGGTCGTACAATCTGCATCTCGAACCCGGCGCGATGACGCCGAAGGAACTGATCTCCGACATCAAGCAGGGCTTTTACGTCACCGACCTGATCGGCTCCGGCGTCAACGGCGTGACCGGCGATTACAGCCGCGGCGCCTCGGGTTTCTGGATCGAGAACGGCGAGCTCACTTACCCCGTCAGCGAGGTGACGATCGCGGGCCATCTGCTGGCGATGTTCAAGTCGCTCGTTCCCGCCAACGACCTGGAATTCCGCTACGGCGTCAACGCGCCGACGCTGCGCATCGAGGGCTTGACGCTTGGCGGACGCTGA
- a CDS encoding DUF6101 family protein codes for MRRQTAISGINPAGSSRSLRLDPLSLPLSFHAHDTRADGGVRRIELHRERVVLHRAVKGMRMAINVRVSDFLGVALRGLDDAQMLVLAHRDPSLNIPLCVSSDHEEIASAWQMWSDIFALPLLTEDDDREPAARRRRHNAIRARRPKFLMRRRGGNLINTETVHRDEREIIARD; via the coding sequence GTGAGGCGTCAAACAGCAATAAGCGGGATCAATCCCGCCGGGTCGAGCCGTTCACTGCGGCTCGACCCTCTTTCTCTGCCGCTCAGCTTCCATGCGCACGACACCCGTGCGGACGGCGGCGTGCGCAGGATCGAACTTCACCGCGAGCGCGTCGTGCTGCACCGTGCCGTCAAGGGCATGCGGATGGCGATCAACGTCCGCGTCAGCGATTTTCTCGGCGTTGCACTGCGTGGTCTCGACGACGCACAGATGCTGGTGCTGGCGCATCGCGACCCGTCCTTGAACATTCCCTTGTGTGTGAGTTCCGACCACGAGGAGATCGCCTCCGCCTGGCAGATGTGGAGCGACATCTTCGCGCTGCCGCTGTTGACCGAGGACGATGATCGCGAACCGGCCGCCCGCCGCCGCCGCCACAACGCCATCCGCGCCCGCCGCCCGAAATTTTTGATGCGCCGCCGGGGCGGCAACCTCATCAATACCGAGACGGTTCATCGGGACGAACGCGAGATCATCGCGCGGGATTGA
- the ubiA gene encoding 4-hydroxybenzoate octaprenyltransferase: MSDATTRVADATGNWVDTRAPSWSRPYLRLSRYDRPIGSWLLLMPCWWSAALAAGIARDISQLPLVIVLFFIGAFVMRGAGCAWNDITDRDLDASVERTRSRPLPAGQISVTQAFAFLVLQALIGLAVLLQFNRFAILTGVASLVIVAVYPFMKRITWWPQVVLGLAFSWGALMGFAVTLGRIDLTALVLYAGSIAWVIGYDTIYAHQDAEDDALIGIKSTARLFGARTHRALAVLYSLAVVLIGVALALGGARWPAWVGLVAFAAHLAWQIGRLNISDPALCLRLFKSNRDAGLLLFAGLLIDAVMRSVS, from the coding sequence ATGAGCGACGCGACTACCCGCGTTGCCGATGCGACCGGCAACTGGGTCGATACGCGCGCGCCGTCCTGGTCGCGGCCCTATTTGCGGCTTTCCCGTTACGATCGTCCGATCGGCTCGTGGCTGTTGCTGATGCCGTGCTGGTGGTCGGCGGCGCTGGCCGCCGGAATCGCGCGTGACATCTCGCAATTGCCGCTCGTGATCGTGCTGTTCTTCATCGGCGCCTTCGTCATGCGCGGTGCTGGCTGCGCCTGGAACGACATCACCGACCGCGACCTCGACGCCAGCGTCGAGCGCACGCGCTCGCGGCCGCTGCCCGCTGGCCAGATCAGCGTGACGCAGGCGTTCGCGTTCCTGGTCCTGCAGGCGCTGATTGGGCTCGCGGTGCTCTTGCAGTTCAACCGCTTTGCAATCCTGACCGGCGTCGCCTCGCTCGTCATCGTCGCGGTCTATCCCTTTATGAAGCGCATCACCTGGTGGCCGCAGGTCGTGCTGGGGCTGGCGTTCTCCTGGGGCGCGCTGATGGGATTTGCGGTCACGCTCGGCCGCATCGATCTCACCGCGCTCGTGCTCTATGCCGGCTCGATCGCCTGGGTGATCGGCTACGACACGATCTACGCCCATCAGGACGCCGAGGACGATGCGTTGATCGGCATCAAATCGACGGCGCGCCTGTTCGGCGCGCGCACCCATCGGGCGCTCGCGGTGCTTTATTCGCTCGCGGTGGTTCTGATCGGCGTCGCGCTGGCGCTGGGCGGCGCGCGCTGGCCGGCGTGGGTCGGGCTCGTGGCGTTTGCCGCGCATCTGGCCTGGCAGATTGGGCGATTGAACATCAGCGATCCCGCGCTCTGCCTGCGCCTCTTCAAGTCGAACCGCGATGCAGGTCTGTTGCTGTTTGCGGGACTGCTGATTGACGCGGTGATGCGTTCGGTCTCGTAG